The Kaistella daneshvariae genomic sequence ATACTCCTGAAGCACACACGGTATCTATTGAGGTTGACGGAAAAACTATTCCTGCCGTACTTCAGGACATCCAGTTTCACCCATTAACAGACAAAATTTTACACGTTGATTTTTACCAATTGTCAGAAGACAAGCCGGTAATTATGGACGTTCCAGTAAAATTAACCGGACGCTCTAAAGGTGTTGTTGCCGGTGGTGCACTTCGTCAGTCATTCCGTAAACTGAAAGTTAAAGCGATTCCAGCTAACTTGCCAGACGAAATCGTGGTAGATATTACTCCACTGAAAATCGGTAGCAAATTGTATGTTGGTGATATCAAAACTCAAGGATTTAGCTTTATGCATCCAGATAACGCCGTAGTTGTAGCCGTGAAAATGGCAAGAACAGCTCTTAAAGGTGGTGCAGCTGCTGAAGACGATGATGAGGAAGAAGGTGAAGCTACACCTGCTGAAGGTGAAGCTCCTGCAGCAGAAGCTACAAGCGCAGAATAACTATTCTTCAATAAATAATAAAAAGTCCCGTTCTAACGAGCGGGACTTTATTTTATGGTGATTTCACCGTATGCGTTAGATTTTTATTCTCGTTTATTTTAATTATTTTTACTTCCATATTTACTGCTGTGCTTAAAAAATCTATACAAATCTTCTTTATATTTTTAATGTCTTTTATTTTCGGACAGCAAAATTCCGAGTTTAAAGAGGTCGTAAATTACTACGCTTACCAGCGCAGTATGCTAAATACTGAATTTAAAAAGCGCTTTGATAATGAACCAGATGCTGAACAGAAAGCCGTTGTGCGTAATGTATTCCAAGAGTTTATGGTAAAGCTGGACAGCATCCAGAACAGCGCACTTCTGCATGCCTTGGTAAAAGTGAAAATTAGGGAGGATTTAGGCCGAATTTTTCCAAATGAAGTCCAAAAAAATGTCGCAGGCAAAACCCCAAAAAAAGTAGATCTTACTACCGATGCTCAATATCCCGGAGGTTTTGATAAAATGCGGGAACAGATTTCGAACGTTTTCTACACCGATGCGGTGCTTGCCGATAAAAAAATTATCAAGGCGGATCTTCTGTTTGTGGTTGAAAAAGACGGTTCCATCAGCAGTGTGAAAGCTGATGGTGAGAATTTCACCTTTAACCGCCAGGCTGAAATTGCACTCTATCTTTTACCCAATAAGTTTACACCGGCTTACATTAATTCTACGCCTGTACGGTACCGCTTCCGCTTGCCTTTAGCAATGAATTTTGAATAGAAAATTTACACCTAAGAAATCGAAAAAAAGTGGCTTTTAACGACGAATATTTTATGAAGATGGCTTTGGCAGAAGCCGTGCAAGCCATTGAAAAGGACGAAGTTCCTGTCGGCTGTGTGGTTGTCTCACAAAACCGCATTATTGCAAAAGCGCACAATCTTACCGAAACGTTAAACGACGTTACCGCGCACGCGGAAATGCAGGCCATCACTTCGGCAGCCGATTTTATCGGCGGTAAATATCTGCAAAACTGCACGCTATACGTAACCCTGGAACCGTGCGTGATGTGCGCAGGTGCTTTAAACTGGTCGCAGATTTCGAAAGTGGTAATTGGCGCGCGCGACGACCAGCGGGGCTTTATCAACAAAAATTTGACACTTCACCCGAAAACAGAAATTGTTCTAGGCGTTTTGGAAAATGAATGTTCGCAAATCTTAAAAGAATTCTTTCAAAGCAAAAGATAAAAATTAGCGGCATTTCGCGTCGAATAAACTTTTTTTAGCTAAAACTGGTGCAGTAGTGGTAGTTTTATATTGCAACATCTTATAGACGAAGAGTTTTTCGAAATCAGCCGGCATTTTTTCTTCACCGTTTTCTAAACTTTTCA encodes the following:
- a CDS encoding nucleoside deaminase, whose translation is MAFNDEYFMKMALAEAVQAIEKDEVPVGCVVVSQNRIIAKAHNLTETLNDVTAHAEMQAITSAADFIGGKYLQNCTLYVTLEPCVMCAGALNWSQISKVVIGARDDQRGFINKNLTLHPKTEIVLGVLENECSQILKEFFQSKR
- a CDS encoding 50S ribosomal protein L25/general stress protein Ctc, producing the protein MKSITIQGTKRESVGKKSTKALRDAELVPCVVYGGEETLNFSAEERAFKGLVYTPEAHTVSIEVDGKTIPAVLQDIQFHPLTDKILHVDFYQLSEDKPVIMDVPVKLTGRSKGVVAGGALRQSFRKLKVKAIPANLPDEIVVDITPLKIGSKLYVGDIKTQGFSFMHPDNAVVVAVKMARTALKGGAAAEDDDEEEGEATPAEGEAPAAEATSAE